Proteins found in one Agaribacterium sp. ZY112 genomic segment:
- the proB gene encoding glutamate 5-kinase translates to MATSKWKRIVIKVGSALIAPNRDGCSRQYLLSIANFIVRCRISGIQTVLVSSGSVAAGSHLFKDADTSSMTVKKAMAAAGQTEMMATWDKLFDFSTAQVLLTHADLRNRYRYCSVRDTLEALLEGGILPIVNENDTVTTDKLKVGDNDNLAAMVATAANADALIICSDINGLYTANPHKEKDAKLIPNVYEIDQSIYNMAGGATSSVGTGGMKTKIEAAEKAVSHGIDTYIVDGFNENSFNQLLAGENPGTRFHPHSSPMQDRAHWMKHTTKEQGELIVEDSFAIDSESEEELLVPQDLVDVTGEFSVGDVVLLKKENGEELAKVKTNYSSCLLNFVATQDNEHISQQLDDTEEPLISEKYISVMDKNTENKNTKNK, encoded by the coding sequence ATGGCCACTAGTAAGTGGAAACGCATTGTTATTAAAGTTGGCAGCGCATTAATCGCTCCCAACCGTGACGGCTGCAGTCGTCAGTATTTATTAAGCATTGCGAACTTCATCGTGCGCTGCCGTATATCAGGCATACAAACTGTATTGGTCTCCTCTGGCTCTGTAGCTGCTGGCTCCCACTTATTTAAAGACGCCGACACCTCATCGATGACTGTCAAAAAAGCGATGGCTGCAGCGGGCCAAACTGAAATGATGGCAACCTGGGATAAGCTATTTGATTTTAGCACTGCACAAGTTTTATTAACTCACGCAGACTTAAGAAATAGATACCGATACTGCAGTGTAAGAGACACACTTGAAGCCTTGCTTGAAGGCGGTATCTTACCCATCGTTAATGAAAACGATACCGTAACAACGGATAAATTAAAGGTAGGTGATAACGATAATTTAGCAGCTATGGTCGCAACAGCAGCTAATGCGGACGCCTTAATTATCTGCTCGGATATTAATGGCCTCTACACTGCCAATCCACACAAAGAAAAAGATGCCAAATTAATTCCAAACGTCTATGAAATCGACCAAAGTATTTACAATATGGCTGGCGGTGCAACCAGCAGTGTTGGCACTGGTGGCATGAAAACTAAAATCGAAGCTGCTGAAAAAGCCGTCAGCCACGGTATCGACACCTATATTGTTGATGGTTTTAATGAAAACAGCTTTAACCAATTATTAGCAGGCGAAAACCCTGGCACTCGGTTTCATCCTCATAGCTCACCTATGCAGGATCGTGCTCACTGGATGAAACACACCACTAAAGAACAGGGTGAACTCATTGTTGAAGATAGCTTTGCTATCGATTCAGAATCAGAAGAAGAACTTTTGGTGCCTCAAGATCTTGTTGACGTAACAGGAGAATTCTCTGTAGGCGACGTAGTATTACTGAAGAAAGAGAATGGTGAAGAGCTTGCCAAAGTAAAAACCAACTATAGCAGCTGTCTACTAAACTTTGTTGCTACACAAGATAATGAACACATATCTCAGCAATTAGACGATACAGAAGAACCTCTTATTTCTGAAAAATACATTTCAGTTATGGATAAAAATACAGAAAATAAAAACACCAAGAATAAGTAA
- the putP gene encoding sodium/proline symporter PutP: MPDLTSISILLYFALLIFIGVYAMKKSTADNSEYLLGGRKVSAKVTALSAGASDMSGWMLMGLPGAAFVSGLENIWLAAGLVLGAYLNYQFVAPRLRVFTELADNALTIPEFFSKRFALDKGSIRLISAIIIILFFTVYTASGLVAGGKLFESAFGIHYAWGIAATVAVVVVYTVLGGFLAVSLTDFIQGLIMLIALIAVPIVCFTQLDSQQAVAFTGALNLSLGNIELITALSLMTWGLGYFGQPHIIVRFMAIKSHTELPQARRIGLSWMIISIAGALATGLVGASYITQTQINIKDPETIFIFLSQHLFHPFIAGWFLAAILAAIMSTISSQLLVSSSSLVEDIYKSYTNKQPSDKELLIASRTCVIAVAVVASLIALDSTSSVLSLVANAWAGFGAAFGPLILLSLWWKKLSHSGAVAGVLVGALTVIIWAYVPLAEGKTLNSYFYELLPGFIASTLAIIVVSLKTKQPDTQAITWFEASIKKLTSS, translated from the coding sequence ATGCCCGATTTAACCTCAATTTCCATCCTTCTATATTTTGCTCTCTTAATTTTCATTGGCGTTTACGCCATGAAAAAGTCGACCGCCGATAACAGCGAATACTTACTAGGCGGCCGAAAAGTAAGTGCCAAGGTCACGGCTTTATCTGCTGGTGCTTCCGATATGAGTGGCTGGATGTTAATGGGGCTGCCCGGCGCAGCTTTTGTTAGCGGCCTCGAAAATATCTGGCTTGCCGCAGGTTTAGTTCTTGGCGCTTATCTCAATTATCAATTTGTTGCACCCCGCCTGAGAGTATTCACCGAGCTTGCAGATAACGCACTCACCATCCCCGAATTTTTCTCTAAGCGCTTTGCCTTGGACAAAGGTAGTATCCGCCTAATTTCGGCCATCATTATTATTTTATTTTTCACCGTCTATACCGCATCAGGCCTTGTTGCAGGTGGAAAACTATTTGAGTCTGCCTTTGGCATTCACTATGCCTGGGGCATTGCTGCAACTGTTGCTGTGGTAGTTGTATACACCGTTTTAGGTGGTTTTTTAGCAGTGAGCCTTACAGACTTTATTCAAGGCTTAATCATGCTGATAGCTTTGATCGCTGTGCCTATTGTTTGCTTTACCCAGCTAGACAGCCAACAAGCAGTGGCTTTTACAGGCGCCCTAAACTTAAGCTTGGGTAATATAGAGTTAATTACCGCATTAAGCCTAATGACATGGGGCTTAGGCTACTTTGGCCAGCCGCATATTATTGTGCGCTTTATGGCAATTAAATCTCATACCGAGCTGCCACAAGCGCGAAGAATTGGTCTATCGTGGATGATTATTTCCATAGCCGGTGCTTTAGCAACGGGCTTAGTCGGGGCCAGCTATATCACCCAGACACAAATAAACATTAAAGATCCAGAAACGATCTTTATCTTTTTATCTCAACATTTATTCCACCCTTTTATTGCCGGTTGGTTTTTAGCTGCAATACTCGCGGCGATTATGAGCACAATATCTTCACAACTGCTTGTTTCATCTAGTTCACTGGTCGAAGATATTTATAAAAGTTACACCAATAAACAACCCAGTGATAAAGAGCTATTAATCGCAAGCCGCACCTGCGTGATTGCCGTCGCCGTAGTCGCATCACTAATTGCACTAGACAGCACCAGCAGTGTGCTTAGCCTAGTAGCGAATGCTTGGGCGGGTTTTGGTGCGGCTTTTGGCCCATTAATACTGCTTAGTTTGTGGTGGAAAAAACTCAGCCACAGTGGCGCTGTAGCTGGAGTATTAGTTGGTGCACTGACCGTTATTATTTGGGCTTATGTGCCCTTAGCTGAAGGTAAAACACTTAATAGCTACTTCTATGAGTTGCTACCTGGCTTCATAGCGAGCACCTTAGCCATTATTGTTGTCAGTTTAAAAACCAAGCAGCCCGATACACAAGCCATTACCTGGTTTGAAGCAAGCATTAAAAAACTAACAAGCTCTTAG
- a CDS encoding MDR family oxidoreductase produces the protein MYKAIQVKQKGPKSCALVNLKERELEENEVRVAISYSTLNYKDALAITGTAPILKNYPMVPGIDLVGTVTETRSELYQVDDAVLLNGWGVGERCDGGLAEQACIQADSLIPLPQGISAKDSMSLGTAGYTAMLCIQALEEHGIEVGQKILVSGASGGVGSIATYILAKRGYHVVASTGKIADSQFLFDLGAAEIIDRNELSQAAKPLQKERWHAAIDVAGSHTLVNICASLHYGGAVAACGLAQGMDFPATVAPFILRGISLLGIDSVYQKKDKRIKAWQALAQEIEPELLEKITTEVSLNDCIEQSEQLLGGKIKGRVVVKLSS, from the coding sequence ATGTATAAAGCCATTCAAGTTAAGCAAAAAGGGCCTAAGTCTTGCGCCTTAGTCAATTTAAAGGAGCGTGAACTTGAAGAAAACGAAGTGCGTGTTGCTATCAGCTACTCGACCCTTAACTACAAAGATGCTCTGGCCATTACTGGCACTGCCCCGATTCTTAAAAACTACCCGATGGTGCCAGGTATTGATCTTGTCGGCACAGTCACCGAAACTAGAAGTGAACTCTACCAAGTAGACGACGCAGTACTATTAAACGGCTGGGGCGTAGGTGAACGCTGCGACGGCGGACTTGCTGAGCAGGCATGTATTCAAGCGGATTCCTTAATCCCTCTTCCTCAAGGAATCTCGGCTAAAGACAGTATGAGCCTAGGCACCGCAGGTTATACTGCCATGCTTTGCATTCAAGCATTAGAAGAGCACGGCATTGAAGTTGGGCAAAAAATCCTAGTCAGCGGCGCCAGTGGTGGCGTAGGTAGTATCGCGACCTATATATTGGCCAAACGCGGCTACCATGTTGTTGCCTCAACAGGAAAAATAGCCGATAGCCAATTTTTATTCGACTTAGGCGCCGCCGAAATCATAGACAGAAATGAGCTGAGCCAAGCAGCCAAGCCACTGCAAAAAGAGCGCTGGCATGCCGCTATTGATGTGGCAGGCAGCCATACTCTGGTAAATATTTGCGCCTCCTTACACTATGGCGGAGCAGTAGCTGCTTGTGGTTTAGCACAAGGCATGGACTTCCCAGCCACGGTAGCACCGTTTATCTTACGGGGTATTAGCCTCTTAGGTATCGACAGTGTTTACCAAAAGAAAGACAAACGCATTAAAGCTTGGCAGGCCTTGGCTCAAGAAATAGAGCCTGAGCTATTAGAGAAAATCACGACTGAAGTCAGCCTTAACGACTGCATAGAGCAATCAGAACAACTCTTAGGGGGGAAAATCAAAGGCCGTGTTGTAGTCAAATTAAGCTCTTAA
- a CDS encoding DUF1302 family protein, with amino-acid sequence MPQARNLKDYLYILIAFALFPSKQVASKELETATHLSYRAAINTAHGQSGPQLSQLQLTQELGSQPLKNMKFFTSLRLRHNGIEGIGLNYADKNAYSDISRPWGKNNYEAELRELYIEYGLGKHYVTIGKQQVVWGKSDGLKLLDIINPQRFSEFILEDFDESRIPTWTLNYEYQFNNNQLQLLWIPDTSVHSLPKIGAENKARYEITAPRYYPQLEAFLQAHPNSELILKKTQYPDSATSDSDFALKWSSFIASWDLSLNYINQINDLPAFYSHIIKKENIYHIDVQAKYSRSEVIGASASTAIKDLSIRTEIAYTKNQHYQARVTESNTGVSHNDETAYVIGLDWFGFKDSLISAQLFQKHIHNFDSSIAQAQTDKNYSLLLRRSWLNEVLSAEILFLHNDTDQDRLIRPRMDYSVNDQLKLWLAADYFYGPAEGVYGQYDQNDRILTGAELSF; translated from the coding sequence ATGCCTCAAGCAAGAAATTTAAAAGACTACTTATATATTTTAATTGCTTTTGCGCTTTTCCCATCAAAACAGGTAGCAAGTAAAGAGTTAGAAACTGCAACACACTTAAGCTATAGGGCAGCAATTAATACCGCCCATGGTCAGTCTGGCCCACAACTAAGCCAACTACAACTAACACAAGAGCTAGGTAGCCAACCACTAAAAAACATGAAATTCTTCACTAGTTTACGCTTAAGGCATAACGGCATTGAAGGCATTGGGCTGAACTACGCAGATAAAAATGCTTATAGTGATATAAGCAGACCATGGGGGAAAAACAATTACGAAGCAGAACTTAGAGAGCTATATATAGAATACGGTTTAGGCAAGCACTATGTCACGATAGGAAAACAGCAGGTAGTCTGGGGAAAAAGCGACGGATTAAAACTGCTAGATATTATTAACCCTCAACGTTTTAGCGAATTTATCTTAGAAGACTTTGATGAATCCCGAATACCAACATGGACATTAAATTACGAATACCAATTCAATAACAATCAGCTTCAGTTACTTTGGATTCCCGATACAAGCGTACATAGCTTACCCAAGATAGGTGCTGAAAATAAGGCGCGTTATGAAATCACCGCACCTCGCTACTACCCTCAGCTCGAGGCATTTCTTCAAGCCCATCCAAATAGCGAGCTAATACTGAAAAAAACACAGTATCCCGATAGTGCTACTAGCGATAGTGATTTTGCCCTGAAGTGGTCGAGCTTTATAGCAAGCTGGGACCTAAGCCTTAACTATATAAATCAGATCAACGATCTACCAGCTTTTTATAGTCATATAATAAAAAAGGAAAATATATACCACATAGATGTGCAAGCGAAGTATAGTCGTAGCGAAGTAATAGGCGCCAGCGCAAGCACTGCTATTAAAGACCTAAGTATACGGACAGAAATCGCTTACACTAAAAATCAACATTACCAAGCTCGGGTAACTGAATCGAATACAGGGGTCAGCCACAATGATGAAACCGCCTACGTAATTGGACTAGACTGGTTTGGTTTTAAAGACAGCTTAATCAGTGCCCAGTTATTTCAAAAGCATATTCATAACTTTGATAGTAGCATTGCCCAAGCGCAAACAGACAAGAACTACAGCCTTTTACTGAGACGAAGTTGGCTTAATGAGGTCTTAAGTGCCGAAATACTATTTTTGCATAATGATACTGATCAAGATCGCTTAATTCGACCACGCATGGATTACAGCGTAAATGACCAATTAAAGCTATGGTTAGCTGCTGATTACTTTTACGGCCCTGCAGAAGGTGTTTACGGCCAGTACGACCAAAACGATCGAATTCTTACAGGAGCCGAGCTAAGTTTTTAA
- a CDS encoding GNAT family N-acetyltransferase, translating to MEFKSHTHFSVEEISKIFRRSFSDAEGEQEGEQVASLVGELIDTSPEQDIRGFVAEYQTKLLGSIFFTRVDFNTDIEAFILSPVAILTEAQGQGLGQALINHGIAQLSKEGLELLLTYGDPSFYSKVGFQQVSSQLIKAPFPLSQPEGWLAQNLKGRALKALENKGQCVSALSKAHYW from the coding sequence ATGGAATTTAAGTCACATACTCACTTTAGTGTTGAAGAAATATCCAAAATATTTAGACGTAGTTTTTCAGACGCTGAGGGCGAGCAAGAGGGTGAGCAGGTAGCAAGCCTAGTCGGTGAGCTGATCGATACAAGCCCAGAGCAAGATATACGTGGTTTTGTAGCAGAGTATCAGACTAAACTGTTGGGCTCGATTTTTTTTACGCGCGTCGATTTCAACACAGACATAGAGGCGTTTATTTTATCACCTGTGGCGATATTAACAGAGGCTCAGGGGCAGGGTTTGGGCCAGGCTCTTATTAATCACGGTATTGCTCAATTAAGTAAAGAGGGGCTTGAGTTACTGCTGACTTATGGTGACCCAAGCTTTTATTCTAAAGTGGGTTTTCAACAGGTTTCTAGTCAGTTGATCAAAGCCCCGTTTCCTTTATCACAGCCAGAGGGCTGGTTGGCTCAAAATCTAAAAGGCCGAGCTTTAAAAGCTTTAGAGAATAAAGGCCAGTGTGTGAGTGCTTTAAGCAAGGCACACTATTGGTAA
- a CDS encoding DUF2986 domain-containing protein, whose translation MNRRKKGNQILKARAKKANAKLAPKNKPRYISKAERAKLAEEAAKDPKLQFSINEDKPADWFEPLYAKANIDGEGVPWANMSTQPLFKHWLEANELQGKDKSALVVGCGLGDDAIELEQRGFSVTAFDVSETAINLCKKRFPESKVEFIQADLLAELSQWHKAFDFVLEIYTVQALPPKYEAQLIDNIAAFVAEGGHLLVIAEVSNEERQFENGPPWLLTPEHVDAFCHRGLSVEQRLDNDGALEAKAGSYITLFKAQAL comes from the coding sequence ATGAATCGTCGTAAAAAGGGAAATCAGATTTTGAAGGCTCGAGCAAAAAAGGCAAATGCCAAGTTGGCGCCTAAAAACAAGCCGCGTTATATCAGTAAAGCAGAGAGGGCTAAGTTGGCAGAGGAGGCCGCTAAGGACCCTAAACTTCAGTTTTCTATCAACGAAGACAAGCCGGCGGATTGGTTTGAGCCACTGTATGCAAAGGCCAATATTGATGGTGAAGGTGTTCCGTGGGCTAATATGAGCACCCAGCCTTTATTTAAGCACTGGTTAGAGGCTAATGAGCTGCAAGGCAAGGATAAAAGTGCCTTGGTCGTTGGTTGTGGTTTAGGGGATGATGCAATTGAGCTCGAGCAACGAGGTTTTAGCGTTACTGCTTTTGATGTGTCTGAAACAGCAATCAATCTATGTAAGAAGCGCTTTCCAGAGTCAAAAGTGGAGTTTATTCAGGCTGATTTACTTGCGGAATTAAGCCAGTGGCACAAAGCTTTTGACTTTGTCTTAGAGATTTACACTGTGCAGGCGCTGCCTCCTAAATATGAAGCGCAGCTCATTGATAATATTGCCGCTTTTGTAGCGGAAGGGGGGCATTTGTTGGTTATTGCTGAGGTCAGTAATGAGGAGCGTCAGTTTGAAAATGGCCCCCCTTGGTTGCTAACACCAGAGCATGTTGATGCGTTTTGTCATCGGGGCTTAAGTGTAGAGCAGCGACTGGACAATGATGGTGCTTTGGAGGCAAAGGCTGGCTCTTATATCACCTTGTTTAAAGCTCAAGCGCTGTAA
- a CDS encoding outer membrane lipoprotein-sorting protein translates to MKAYLLTSLFLLCSHSAISGELPSGDQIAKNINARNEGESVSRLLTMSMTDKRGKTRTRETRAFRQYSGEDKHTAIFYLSPSNIKGTAFLTYDYNDLNKDDDQWLYLPAARRVRRISASDRGDYFLGTDFTYEEIKLETRVSMLDYDRQSLRIDTINGTECVVVESTVKNKKIAKELGISRREDCVDHKIWMVIKSTQWGINGHLLKTIYFKEIYKVDDIWTAHKIEVENHKTKHQTVFTFSDVNYSAPLDKNLFTQTSLRRGI, encoded by the coding sequence ATGAAAGCGTACCTACTAACTAGTTTATTTCTTTTATGCTCACACTCGGCAATATCTGGCGAACTTCCCAGTGGAGACCAAATAGCTAAAAACATTAATGCGCGCAATGAGGGGGAGTCGGTTTCACGCTTATTAACTATGAGCATGACAGACAAACGCGGAAAAACTCGAACTCGTGAGACACGCGCTTTTCGACAATATTCAGGGGAAGACAAACACACGGCAATATTCTACCTAAGCCCAAGCAACATTAAAGGAACAGCATTTTTAACCTACGACTATAACGACCTTAATAAAGATGATGATCAATGGCTATACCTTCCTGCAGCAAGGCGAGTACGGCGTATCTCCGCCTCCGATAGAGGCGACTACTTTCTTGGTACCGACTTTACCTACGAAGAAATAAAATTAGAAACACGCGTGTCTATGCTAGATTACGACAGACAATCTCTGCGTATAGATACAATAAACGGAACAGAGTGTGTTGTTGTTGAGTCGACGGTAAAGAATAAGAAGATAGCAAAAGAACTAGGAATAAGCCGAAGAGAAGACTGTGTCGACCATAAGATATGGATGGTCATCAAATCGACGCAGTGGGGGATAAATGGACATCTTCTTAAGACCATTTATTTCAAAGAGATTTACAAAGTCGACGACATATGGACCGCCCACAAAATCGAAGTAGAGAATCATAAAACCAAGCACCAAACCGTATTTACTTTTAGTGATGTCAATTACAGCGCCCCACTCGACAAGAATCTATTTACTCAAACCAGCTTGAGAAGGGGGATTTAA